In Castanea sativa cultivar Marrone di Chiusa Pesio chromosome 6, ASM4071231v1, a single window of DNA contains:
- the LOC142639275 gene encoding putative carboxylesterase 9, producing MSSDIDPYDHLCIFLNPDGTLTRFLELPKKKANPIATNGEPVVSKDHTLNAEKETHVRIYMPTIKLPPNDDTRIPIIIFYPFSNWYFSIWDTEANDRMASELACQVPAIVVSVDYRLAPENRLPAQYHDGVDAILWVREQALNPNGEQWIKDYGDISRCYLYGHSSGGNIAFFAALEATRMELEPLKIVGNIINQPLFGGMVRTDSELQSSTDPLLPLCVQDLFWELCLPKGENRDHWYCNPMVEGPHTSAISKLGKCLVIGFCGDVLIDRQQEFITLLIRHEVQIEALFHDFGFHAIDLADPKWANVTVESIKDFIAEAENKP from the coding sequence ATGTCGTCAGATATAGATCCCTACGACCACCTTTGCATTTTTCTGAACCCTGATGGCACTCTCACTAGATTTCTGGAGCTCCCAAAGAAAAAAGCAAACCCGATTGCCACTAATGGCGAGCCTGTGGTCTCCAAGGATCACACTCTCAATGCTGAAAAGGAAACCCACGTCCGAATCTACATGCCGACCATCAAATTGCCTCCCAATGATGACACAAGGATTCCGATCATAATTTTCTACCCGTTTTCGAATTGGTACTTTTCTATATGGGACACTGAAGCCAACGACAGGATGGCCTCAGAGCTCGCATGCCAGGTTCCTGCTATTGTTGTCTCCGTTGACTACCGCCTTGCACCAGAAAATAGGTTGCCGGCGCAATACCATGATGGCGTGGACGCAATACTTTGGGTGAGGGAACAGGCATTGAATCCAAACGGAGAGCAATGGATTAAAGATTACGGAGATATTTCAAGGTGTTACCTGTATGGACATAGTAGTGGTGGGAACATAGCATTTTTCGCTGCGTTAGAAGCAACGAGAATGGAGTTGGAGCCGTTGAAGATTGTTGGGAATATAATCAACCAACCCCTGTTTGGTGGCATGGTAAGGACAGACTCAGAGCTGCAAAGTTCTACGGATCCTCTCCTCCCCTTGTGTGTACAAGATTTGTTTTGGGAGCTCTGTTTGCCAAAAGGTGAAAATCGGGACCATTGGTattgtaatccaatggtggaggGCCCGCACACGAGCGCCATTAGCAAGCTTGGTAAGTGCCTAGTGATTGGGTTCTGCGGGGACGTCTTGATCGATCGGCAGCAAGAGTTTATAACATTGTTGATAAGGCATGAAGTCCAAATTGAAGCACTGTTCCACGATTTTGGGTTCCATGCAATCGATCTGGCAGACCCAAAATGGGCGAATGTTACTGTGGAATCGATTAAAGACTTCATAGCAGAAGCCGAAAACAAACCATGA